From Paenibacillus sp. PK3_47, the proteins below share one genomic window:
- a CDS encoding EAL domain-containing protein has protein sequence MKMLAVILQTEDNLTFGYGVALAFVAVFFIILWIRRGHYGQEASLTEKAEAKGSHGTFDEQLLSLTYQPIFSAESPHLVGFEVFLNWKNDGGEVPAPHQGVDLSAETKAAPLMLEWMFDQTCRQIKDWSQYEVPYFMALNVPAEQLTLRTVRLLEQSIAEHAADPRILVVEVAEKQAFRTLSEMNKAMERLNRLGVRLKVDYFGDGISSLRYLSALPIESLKIAVPPDTGHNRQWEKVDSIIEIGSRLNFKIEALNVETEGQRSRIMGSGRIICVQGSLYSPPLNVSDTEGLIIRSRQVFE, from the coding sequence ATGAAAATGTTGGCTGTAATACTGCAGACGGAAGATAACTTAACGTTCGGATATGGCGTGGCGCTGGCTTTTGTTGCAGTTTTTTTCATTATTCTATGGATCAGACGCGGTCATTACGGGCAGGAGGCTTCTCTCACGGAAAAAGCTGAAGCAAAGGGTTCACACGGAACGTTTGATGAGCAGCTTTTAAGTTTGACATACCAGCCGATATTTTCTGCAGAATCGCCTCACTTGGTCGGATTCGAGGTCTTCCTGAATTGGAAGAACGATGGAGGGGAAGTCCCTGCTCCGCATCAGGGCGTCGATCTCTCCGCTGAAACAAAAGCTGCCCCGCTGATGCTGGAGTGGATGTTCGATCAGACCTGCAGGCAGATCAAGGACTGGTCACAATATGAGGTTCCATACTTTATGGCGCTGAATGTGCCTGCGGAGCAGCTTACCCTCCGGACCGTCAGGCTCCTGGAACAGTCCATTGCAGAGCATGCCGCTGATCCCCGGATACTTGTTGTGGAAGTGGCTGAGAAGCAGGCATTCCGCACCCTGAGTGAAATGAATAAGGCGATGGAGCGCTTGAACAGGCTGGGTGTCCGGCTGAAGGTTGATTATTTCGGTGACGGAATTTCATCCCTCCGGTATTTGAGCGCATTACCCATTGAATCCCTCAAGATTGCTGTTCCTCCGGATACCGGCCACAACAGACAGTGGGAGAAGGTCGATTCGATCATTGAAATAGGAAGCCGGCTGAATTTCAAGATTGAGGCGCTGAACGTGGAGACAGAAGGCCAGCGGAGCAGAATCATGGGATCCGGGAGGATCATCTGTGTCCAGGGCAGTCTATACAGTCCTCCGCTTAACGTCTCTGATACAGAGGGGCTTATTATAAGAAGCAGGCAGGTCTTTGAATAA
- a CDS encoding MerR family transcriptional regulator produces MDILKTKEAADLLSVSQTTIKRWAAIFPEFFPKDRFGHYTFSERQVGLLIHIKDRIDNGEQLDSINLQLAPQEEETAPEQSHPSAAMQAEPIQEMHSRMDYIERLLEHKADEVVSVQLLQQRKELEDMRQMIQQLAVSLEHIQKPAGKPLQAEGLHPAAAAKLQTPPKKRSLLRSLFSLL; encoded by the coding sequence ATGGATATTCTGAAAACGAAAGAAGCCGCCGATCTGCTGTCGGTCAGCCAGACAACCATCAAACGCTGGGCCGCTATTTTCCCTGAATTCTTTCCCAAAGACCGGTTTGGCCACTACACCTTCTCGGAGCGGCAGGTCGGCCTGCTTATTCATATCAAGGACCGCATTGATAACGGGGAACAGCTGGACAGCATTAACCTTCAGCTGGCTCCGCAGGAAGAGGAGACGGCGCCAGAGCAAAGTCATCCTTCAGCAGCCATGCAGGCCGAGCCTATACAGGAGATGCACAGCCGTATGGACTACATTGAGCGCCTGCTTGAGCATAAGGCGGATGAAGTCGTCTCGGTCCAGCTGCTCCAGCAGCGCAAGGAGCTGGAGGATATGCGCCAGATGATCCAGCAGCTGGCGGTATCGCTGGAACATATTCAAAAGCCTGCCGGCAAACCGCTGCAGGCGGAAGGACTGCATCCCGCTGCTGCGGCCAAGCTGCAGACTCCGCCCAAAAAGCGCAGCCTGCTGCGCTCCCTGTTCTCACTTCTCTAA
- a CDS encoding alpha/beta-type small acid-soluble spore protein, translating to MVARRKRRYAVPGAEQGMQSFKAEVMKREGYAVDPGHPDDVKYEVAKELGVPLEPGYNGGLTTEQAGHVGGTIGGSMVREMIRMAQEQLANKPRP from the coding sequence TTGGTGGCCAGAAGAAAGCGCAGATATGCAGTGCCGGGAGCAGAGCAGGGAATGCAGTCCTTTAAGGCAGAGGTCATGAAGCGGGAGGGATATGCCGTTGATCCGGGACATCCTGATGATGTGAAATACGAGGTGGCGAAAGAGCTTGGCGTCCCCTTGGAGCCGGGATATAACGGAGGCCTGACTACGGAACAGGCAGGACATGTAGGCGGAACCATCGGCGGTTCTATGGTCCGGGAAATGATCCGCATGGCCCAGGAACAGCTGGCTAACAAGCCGCGTCCTTAA
- the mqo gene encoding malate dehydrogenase (quinone), whose product MSSVQKKTDIILIGAGVMSATLGALLKELAPELEIKVFEKLASAGEESSNEWNNAGTGHAALCELNYTSEKPDGSVDISKAVKINEQFQLSRQFWSYLVSRKRIRRPQDFIMPIPHMSWVEGEKNVSFLNKRFKALSNHPLFQGMEYSDDPAKLKQWLPLMMDGRTAKEPVAATRIDSGTDVNFGALTRMLFEHLQSSGVEINYRHAIKDIKRTRDSDGMWKVKVHNLNSNKVEYHTAKFVFIGAGGGSLSLLQKTGIPESRHIGGFPVSGLFMVCHNPEVVARHHAKVYGKAKLGAPPMSVPHLDTRYIGNQKALLFGPFAGFSPKFLKTGSNLDLIGSVKPNNLFTMLAAGAKEMSLTKYLIQQLMLSNEQRMNELREFIPKAKSEDWKIVVAGQRVQVIKDTPDGRGTLQFGTEVVSAADGSVAALLGASPGASTAVHVMLEVLEKCFPQRIKEWEPKIKEMIPTYGVSLQANPELLKKTLASITKTLGLETVSAER is encoded by the coding sequence ATGAGCAGCGTACAGAAAAAAACAGACATTATCTTGATAGGTGCAGGAGTCATGAGCGCGACTCTGGGAGCATTGCTGAAAGAGCTGGCACCGGAATTGGAAATCAAAGTGTTCGAGAAGCTGGCAAGCGCAGGGGAAGAAAGCTCAAATGAATGGAACAATGCGGGGACGGGGCATGCTGCCCTGTGTGAACTCAATTACACTTCCGAGAAGCCTGACGGGTCCGTTGATATCAGCAAAGCCGTCAAAATTAATGAGCAGTTCCAGCTCTCCAGACAGTTCTGGTCCTACCTGGTCAGCCGCAAGCGGATCCGCCGGCCCCAGGATTTCATTATGCCTATTCCCCATATGAGCTGGGTGGAGGGGGAGAAGAATGTCTCCTTTTTGAACAAGCGATTTAAAGCGCTATCAAATCACCCGCTGTTTCAGGGAATGGAGTATTCTGATGACCCTGCCAAGCTGAAGCAGTGGCTGCCGCTGATGATGGATGGCCGCACGGCGAAGGAGCCGGTGGCTGCCACCCGGATTGACTCCGGAACGGATGTCAACTTTGGCGCTCTGACACGCATGCTGTTCGAGCATTTGCAGAGCAGCGGTGTAGAGATTAACTACAGGCATGCGATTAAGGATATCAAACGCACCCGTGACAGTGACGGGATGTGGAAGGTCAAGGTGCATAATCTGAACAGCAACAAAGTCGAATACCATACAGCCAAATTCGTCTTTATCGGTGCCGGCGGCGGAAGTCTGTCCCTGCTGCAGAAAACCGGCATTCCGGAGTCCAGGCATATCGGGGGATTCCCGGTCAGCGGGCTGTTCATGGTCTGCCATAACCCGGAGGTTGTCGCGCGCCATCATGCGAAGGTGTACGGCAAAGCCAAGCTTGGCGCTCCGCCCATGTCCGTACCCCATCTGGATACCCGCTATATCGGCAACCAGAAAGCACTGCTGTTCGGGCCGTTCGCCGGCTTCTCGCCAAAGTTCCTCAAGACAGGCTCCAATCTGGATCTGATCGGTTCCGTCAAGCCGAACAATCTGTTCACCATGCTGGCGGCAGGCGCAAAGGAAATGTCCCTGACCAAATATCTGATCCAGCAGCTGATGCTGTCCAATGAGCAGCGGATGAACGAGCTGCGCGAATTTATTCCCAAGGCCAAAAGCGAGGACTGGAAAATCGTCGTGGCGGGCCAGCGGGTTCAGGTCATCAAGGATACACCGGACGGCAGAGGAACGCTCCAGTTCGGTACCGAGGTGGTCAGCGCCGCCGACGGGTCGGTAGCCGCTCTGCTGGGCGCTTCTCCGGGGGCCTCGACTGCCGTTCATGTCATGCTGGAGGTGCTGGAGAAATGCTTCCCGCAGCGCATCAAAGAATGGGAGCCCAAGATCAAGGAAATGATTCCTACCTACGGGGTGTCTTTGCAGGCTAACCCGGAACTGCTCAAGAAAACACTGGCCTCCATTACGAAGACGCTGGGTCTGGAAACGGTGAGTGCAGAGCGGTAG